A section of the Chloroflexota bacterium genome encodes:
- a CDS encoding CpaF family protein — MVPAGVADGIRARPRRGPLAGAESRPVRGRQAIGRTGRDPGTRSPADRPAQPGWAEPGGGAFSRIGCRRTARLGVDRPAARVAGPGNRPHRKFALRAGDRRGRRSLTATAPGSGNLEAQLDFLRDQLLHQVEPELLDPFRSEPGQRRQLRELIRELLAQWSPGAEFGAERIETLLAELIGLGPLDPLLSDPGISDILVNSPDEVWVERRGRLERVDTAFRGPEHLGALMEKIAALVGRTISLQTPCLDARMADGSRANLVIAPVGGPCLSIRRHRQELRPLYGAADSWAAGGGMSELMGRLFAMAMSARCNFLISGATGAGKSTFLASLLAHVPPNERLVVIEDTQELPIDPGAHAVRLQCVHDVRGASSGQRRVNLADLVVNALRMRPDRLVVGEIRTPREAYVTIEALNTGHPGSGSTIHADGAADALGRLEMLIRREYGGFSAADVRAPIARAFDFIVHVGRLENGRRIVREVIELAGMRGSEYDLRPAFAWTADAGFQPCGEYRTGPRVKAKFGSTSDVGA, encoded by the coding sequence ATGGTCCCTGCTGGCGTTGCCGATGGAATTCGAGCACGCCCTCGGCGGGGCCCTCTCGCCGGGGCAGAAAGTCGACCTGTACGCGGTCGCCAAGCGATCGGCCGGACCGGCCGAGATCCTGGCACCCGGAGCCCGGCTGATCGACCTGCGCAGCCCGGATGGGCAGAGCCTGGCGGTGGCGCGTTCTCCCGGATTGGATGCCGACGAACCGCTCGGCTCGGTGTTGATCGCCCTGCCGCGCGCGTTGCTGGCCCGGGTAATCGCCCGCATCGAAAGTTCGCACTTCGTGCTGGCGACCGCCGCGGACGCCGGTCCCTGACGGCAACAGCACCCGGTTCTGGAAATCTCGAGGCCCAACTCGATTTCCTGCGCGACCAGCTGCTCCATCAAGTGGAACCCGAGCTGCTTGATCCATTCCGTTCTGAGCCCGGTCAGCGCCGGCAGCTGCGCGAGTTGATCAGGGAACTGCTGGCGCAGTGGTCGCCGGGCGCCGAATTCGGGGCCGAGCGGATCGAGACCCTGCTGGCCGAGCTGATCGGTCTGGGGCCGCTGGACCCGCTGCTTTCCGATCCGGGCATATCAGACATCCTGGTTAACTCCCCCGACGAGGTCTGGGTCGAACGCCGCGGGCGCCTGGAACGCGTCGATACCGCTTTTCGGGGTCCGGAACACCTGGGCGCGTTGATGGAGAAGATCGCCGCCCTGGTCGGGCGGACCATTAGCCTGCAGACGCCCTGCCTGGATGCCCGGATGGCCGACGGTTCGCGCGCCAACCTGGTCATCGCTCCGGTGGGCGGTCCGTGTCTATCGATCCGGCGGCACCGCCAGGAACTGCGACCCCTGTACGGCGCCGCCGATTCGTGGGCCGCCGGCGGCGGGATGAGCGAACTGATGGGCAGGTTGTTCGCCATGGCCATGAGCGCGCGCTGCAATTTCCTTATCTCCGGCGCCACCGGGGCCGGCAAGTCGACCTTTCTGGCTTCGCTTTTGGCGCATGTGCCGCCAAACGAGCGATTGGTGGTAATCGAGGACACCCAGGAATTGCCGATCGATCCCGGCGCTCACGCCGTGCGTCTGCAGTGCGTGCATGACGTGCGGGGCGCCAGTTCGGGCCAGCGTCGCGTGAACCTGGCCGACCTGGTCGTCAACGCCCTGCGGATGCGCCCGGACCGCCTGGTGGTCGGTGAGATTCGCACCCCGCGCGAGGCTTACGTGACCATAGAAGCCCTGAACACCGGGCATCCCGGGTCGGGATCGACCATTCACGCCGACGGCGCCGCCGATGCATTGGGGCGGCTCGAGATGCTGATCAGGCGCGAGTACGGGGGGTTCAGCGCCGCCGACGTGCGGGCGCCGATCGCCCGGGCGTTTGATTTCATCGTCCATGTCGGGCGCCTGGAGAACGGGCGCCGGATCGTTCGCGAGGTGATCGAACTGGCCGGGATGCGGGGTTCGGAATACGACCTGCGTCCGGCGTTTGCCTGGACCGCGGACGCTGGGTTTCAACCCTGCGGCGAATACAGGACAGGACCGCGGGTCAAGGCCAAGTTCGGTTCCACGTCCGACGTCGGCGCCTAG
- a CDS encoding prepilin peptidase produces MLSARIHGHGPGTSFPWDAAGPGLLMATGNMASAACGFAWLLTAVMLMLASWFDMRWRRIPNWLTVAAAFGGLAIALIQGALLCALFAVLLSMLVTSLPNLFKSGAIGPGDIKLVGAVGALLGIASTLFTIGAASGAALAYAISIGRLRRSRNRHSALPFAPFLLAGFLLATRDGLWPI; encoded by the coding sequence ATGCTTTCTGCCCGCATTCATGGCCATGGTCCTGGTACCTCTTTTCCTTGGGATGCTGCAGGGCCTGGGCTCCTGATGGCCACCGGTAACATGGCGTCGGCGGCTTGCGGGTTCGCCTGGCTCCTGACGGCGGTGATGCTGATGCTTGCGTCGTGGTTTGACATGCGATGGCGTCGGATACCGAATTGGCTTACGGTTGCAGCAGCCTTCGGCGGGTTGGCAATCGCGCTCATCCAGGGGGCACTTCTTTGTGCATTGTTTGCGGTCCTACTCTCAATGCTGGTCACAAGTCTTCCCAACCTCTTTAAATCCGGCGCGATTGGCCCCGGAGATATAAAGCTGGTGGGGGCCGTTGGTGCATTGCTGGGCATCGCTAGCACCTTATTCACAATTGGTGCCGCATCCGGTGCGGCCCTGGCTTACGCAATCTCCATTGGGAGATTGCGAAGGAGCCGCAACCGACACTCCGCCCTACCTTTTGCTCCCTTTCTCCTAGCTGGATTTCTACTGGCAACTCGGGACGGGCTATGGCCCATTTGA